Within Halococcus salifodinae DSM 8989, the genomic segment TACTGTAGTTCTAACTGGCACTGCTTGCCGTCCCACCGTGGCTCGCCGCGTACTTCCAAGCGAAGTCGGCCTGAAAGACTGTACTCGTCTTTCAGGTCCTTGCCGACCGGAATTTCGAGGCGCGAACGCTTTCCCCACTGAATCGTGTACTGGTCGTTCCGACCGAACCAGCGAAGCTTGCGTCCGTCTTCCTCGTTGCCCCAGTAGCCCGGAAGCCCCTCGTCGGGTTCGTCTGAATCGAAGAACCCCTTCCACGCTTGGTCGTTCTTTCGAATCGTCTGCTGGGCCGATGCGGAGCCGAGAACACCGACGTACCGCTTGCGGTAGTCCTCGGTGTTCCATACCGAGTCGCCGTCGAAGAACTGTTGGCGGCGCTCGTAGGTGAGTTCGTTCCACAGCGACGCCGAAGCGTCCATTACGCGGCGAAGTAGCTCCTCGTCCGCGTCGGACATCGGAACTACCTCGAACGTATTGGTCCGCTTCATTGCCCACAACTACTATACGTCCTTACGTCTGTTAAGTCCTGTGGTCCAGAGTATGAGACCGAACATCGACCTTTCATACGAGACGCATGGCGCTGTGAAAGATTACGCCGAAGCGAACGATGTGACGTTGACCGAGGCCTATGAAACGCTCTTGCGTGTCGGTCTCGATAATGTTGAGACCCCAGCATAGCAATAGCCGGCAGTCCTTCGGCAGAGCCTACCGCTTGGACCCATCCCTGAAGAGGATGGGCTTCCGCTCGATTACGAGTCACTCGTCTCGGGTGCATTCGCTATCGGTCTCTCGTTGTGCCTGACGGACTCGAGCAACAATTGCCTCCGTTGTGAGAGCGGGTGTGAGTGTCTGATCGTGGAGATCGGGGTCTCCGCTCCAGATTGCTGCATTGAGTTCGAGCGCGGCAGCGACATAGAGCGTATCCTTGGGATCGATGGCCTCCATTGTCTGTTCTGCTGTCTCCCGAGACCGGTTTGTGCGATCTTCCGAAAGAATCTCGATTGCCGTGAACAGCGTGTCGAGAAGCGTGTCGAGCGCTGCATCAGAGAGACCAGATTTGTCTCTGAGCACTGAGCGATGGGTCGCAATCTCCTCGCGAATAAATGCGGGCGAATAGAGTTCATCCTCGGTTGTGAGGAGCATTTCGCGCGTAATCCCTGGGGTCAACGTCGCCGAAATGATCGTATTGGCGTCAATAACGATCGTTTCAGGGTATGGGACGTAGTCGTCATTCATCCGTCCGTTACTCGGTGAGTACTCGTCTCGTTCTCGTCTTTTTCGTGGGCGGTTTGTGCTCGCTTGTTTGCGGCTTCCGTGATCTGTTCGGCGATTTCCTGGGCTTCTTCCTCAGTCAGTTGATTTTGTGATGCAATCTCATCCATCGTCTCCAGGTCCTCAATAGTGGTTCGGATGGCCTTTCGCGCAACACCGCTCCAGTTGATCTCCTCGCGTTCGTCCATCTTTGCTTTGAGGTCCTGATCGAGCCGGATGGTGATCATCTCCTCTTTTCGATCAGTGCTCATACTCGTTCACTTGGTGTATAGTCATGTATATACAAAAATGTGTCGTGAAGACTGAGAACGTGGCGACAGTCCTCTCTTATCAGTAGTTGCTAGTACGGTTTTGTTATTCACGGTTGGCCGTGTAACGATTGTCTTGACGGGTTTCTTCCACGGGATATCGTGAATAAATCGGTCGTACTAGCAACCACTGTTATGTCCTAGCACACCCCTCAAAGTGGCTGTGGGTCTGCTGGCTCATCACTATTGGCGTTGTCAAACGCCTCGGTAAGTACCTCGCTCACGACCTGCGGTTGTGATACATTCGTAAGAAGTATCTCGAGATCATCCGAGCCAGCTGTGTAGATCGTGATATCGCCGAACGAGAAGAGCCGTTCGAGTGCTGACTGGCTGCAGGTGGTATTCTGAATCCGATCGTGGCGAATTTTGAGAACATCCTGACTGATCAGCCCCTCTTTTCGATACACCTCTTCAGTTGTGATCACGTAGTGGGTTCGTCTGAGCATTCCGTACTGGATAGCGAAGAACACGATGCCAGCCGCGACGAAAATGAGCGGAAGCAATGCCCACTCTTGAGCGAGCGCTTCGGGTACCCAGTCCAGCGGGATCAGGAACGCAGCGGTGAGTCCGATGCCAACGACGATGAGAACGAGGCTGAACAGGATATCCGACCCGATTGTATAGAGGGAGGGATGCCCATCCCAGAGCACCTCTTCGTCATTGGTCAAGTGGAGCCAGTCAGCTGTTTCGACGGAAGCCATGGGATGGTATCGGTAGCTTTCCGATGATAAATAAATGTTCTGTGTGAGATAGATCGAGGGCGGTGCAAGTTTGAAGTTCGGCTGATAGAATTATTTCGGCTCTGTACTTATCCGTTCACATTTCCAAGTTTTATCCAATTCCCCGGTCACACGTCGTTCTCCTGTCAATTGAGATTCATCAATGTCAACACTAAATTGGAATTTTACATTAGCTCGGTCGTCTTCACGGTAATTCACTTCCGCCCAGATATTAGAGATAGTTATGCGGATTTTATCAGTGAGATCTCCTATGTCGTAGGGTCGTTTGATTTGGACAATTGACCCGTCATCTTGATCGGGTACTAATGAGGAGTTCGATGAAGAGTCATACTCTGACCAATCATGTTCATGGATATATTTTGTGTCAACATCCATAAAGTCAGGCCTACCGCCGATATACTCGGCGTCATGTGGGTCAAATGCAGGTTGGCGCTGAAGAACAGCGAGAAGAGCATCCTCTGGGGTCGCCCCGTAGCCAAAATCAACTTTCCGCCCTCGGTCGATCGATGACATATGATGTAGTTAGTTCGAAGATTGTTAATTCTATTTATTTTGCTCGTTGCTCTCTAACTCTGGCACGAGGTCCTCAAGGATAGAAAGCGCCGTCTCCAAGTCATTCAGTTCGCCACGTCGCTGATCGATCTCGAATTCGATTTCTCTGATACGCTCGGAGATTCGATGGCAGATATCGTGAGGAGCATCGGGTTCGATCTCATCTGGCCTTTTGTCAGTGACTGTCGGCTGTTCAGCCGCGATTTCTGGACTGGCACTGATCGAAGTGCTGGACGGGTTCGTGTCGAGTGCTTGTCCGCCGTCAGTCGCGAGTGACGGGGCTATCGCCGACGATGTGTAGGTTAGATGTGCTGGCTCCCGCTCGGCGAGCGCCGCATCAGACGGCCAGTCATTTGGATGGGGGAGTTCACCGCACGCAATATCGAGTTTCACACGCCGCAGATGCTTGCAGCCCCTCTCCGCTGGTTGATTCGCGTGATCTGGACAGCTGCATGTTGCTACGCCGTTGCCAGCCGAATCGCCGCTTTCAGATGGAAGGTGTACGATGTAGACCGCTCCGGAAGCGGATTCAATGTGGTACGTGCCCGGTTCACTAGCGAAGACTGTCATCGCTTCGTCGATCGCGCGTTGCGTTCGCGGATCGAGCGTGGAGTGCAAACTGGATCGGTGGTTAGTAGATGCATCTGTGCTCATGATTCTGAGAACACCTCGTTCCTCCGAGGGCAGAAAAACCGACTGGATTTGCTGCCTGTTGGTCGGTCCGGTGGCGAGAACGAACCAGCGAAAGTCGGGGTTCCGCTGTTACCGCCGTCTGACTGCGACCAGCGCGCCGGCGAGGAGCGCGATAACCGCAACGACGACCCCGAAGCCGGGACCGGTCAGTCCGGAGCTCGCACCCGTCAGCCCGAGATACTCGTTGGCCTGGCTGGTGTTTGTCGAGGGAATCGTCCGATCCCACGCATTCGGAAGGTGAACCGACGTGTCCTCACCCACGTACCCGAGTTCGCGGACCTGTGATTCCGAGGCGTTCTCCGGGACGGCTCCCTCGACCCGGACGTAGGAGGTCGTCGTCCCGTTCTCGGTCTGACCGACGACGCTCTGGACGTTCTGTCCGCCCTCCAGGGTNGGGACGGCTCCCTCGACCCGGACGTAGGAGGTCGTCGTCCCGTTCTCGGTCTGACCGACGACGCTCTGGACGTTCTGTCCGCCCTCCAGGGTGACGAGCGCGTCGCGCAGCGCCGTCATGTTCTCGAAGGCCGCGCCGGTCTCCAGCTGCATCCGGCCGTCTTCGACCGAGACGTCCATCTGGCCCTTCCGGAAGCCCGCCTCGCGGAACGCCGTGACGTACTCGCGAGTCTGGCCCGCTTGCGGGCCGGTGCTGCTGTTGAGCATCTGGTTCGTCGCCTGCTTGAGGAGGTTCTCGCCCGAGACCGAGACTGCGGCGGTTACGTTGACACGCTCGCCCTCAGTGGCGGCGTGGAGCTCGTATTCGAGATCACTGGTCTCGATGTCGCGGTCTTCCAGCTCGCCGACGTACGCTCCCCAGTTCTCGGTCCGGGACTGTGAGTCGAGGTCGACGCTGAGCGCTTGCGGGGAGTTCTTCGTGACGTTCGCGGTGAACGTACTCGTCCGCGTGAGGTTCGCGGCCTGCTGGGCCTCGAACTGCTTGCGGAAGCGTTCGAGGCTCTGGTTGAACGACGCCGCGCTCGTGGCTGCGGCGTTCGTGGCTGTCGCGTTCGAGGACGTCACGTTCGACGTGGTCGGCGTCGTCTCCGTGTTTGCGGGCATCGACCCGACGCCGGCCGTGTTCATCCCCGCCATGGTGCCCGCGTTGAGCGCTTGCATGTCGGTCGCTTCCGCGACGTCGAGCGCCGCGAGCACGGCTCCGTCGTAGTTGTCGAGGTCGGCGCTCATCCCGGCCTCGATCGAACCCTGACGCTGGTCGTACCGGACCGAGAGCTCGTTCACTGTGAGGTTCCGGAGGCGCTGGGAGACGTTGCGCGCCTCCGAGCGGTTGAGGTCGACGTCTTCGGCCGACGTCAGCGACGACACCAGCTGGTCGGCAACGGCACGTTCGATCCCCTGGTAGGTGACCGAGTACTCGATGTCGAGCTGCGACCGACCCGACTCACTCTGGGTGAACGAGTACGAGTCGATCGTGAGATCGGCCGAGCCGTTCATCGACTCGGCGAGCGCGACGTACTGCGACTCCAGCGTCCGCTTGGCCTGCTCGCGGGTTTCCCACTGTGACGCGGAGGCCCCGAGAACCGGCCGCTCCTGGGAGACGTTCAGCGTGTACGTGCCGTTGCCCTCGGTGATCTCGTAGGACTGATGTTGGGGCTGCCCCAGCGGTTGGGTCAACTGAGCGTTCGCCGCGAGGTCGGCGTCGAACGTCGAGCCCGTGGTCGTGACGTCGCCGGTGATCCCCGCACGCTCGATGGGCACCGAACGGGCGATGTTCTCGCCGGTGACGGTCGCCGCGGCGGAGACGTCCGAGCGCGCGTTCTCGTCATTCTGCACGCCGGTCGCGTTCACCGAGAGGTTCGAGAGCGTCTCGGGACGGGCCGCCTCCAGCGTCCCGTTGCCGGTGACGTTCTCGCCGGTCATGACCGCCGTGACGTTGGCGGCGAGATCGTCAGAGCCCTCGACATCACTCGCGACGAGCGCGTGGAACAGCCCCTCGCTGACGTTCAGGCCGTAGTTCGCCTGCGTGCCGTTCGCCGCCTCCTCGTAGGCGAGGACGGCGTCACCGTTGTCTTCGACGTAGACGTCGTCGGCCGGTGGGAGATCGACACCCGTCTCGGCCGTGGCGTTCGTCCCGTTCGCGTCCTCTGAGGTCTGTGCGCCGACCACACCCCCACCGGCGACGACGGTGCTCAGTACGACCAGAAGGGTAATGAAGATCGCTGTCGACCGGAAATGCGCTGTCATCGACTCCACCCAAGGGGCATAACGACACCTAGTCGAGTACTATCTGATGGAATCGAAACTATGGTTGTAGCAGCTTGGTTCATGTTATAATCCACAAACCAATGTCTAATAAACTATTCGTCTTTCGCTACCAGTGGCGGCGATCACACCGCAAAACGTCACTATCCAGTGGTCTCAAAACAATGCTACAGCTCAGTGGAAGACAGGTCGAGATTCCTCAACGACATCCTCACTATCCACGCCATCATCGATGAAGAGCGGACGATAGGGCATCACAAAAGCGTGGCTTGGTGCGTTTCTCCGCCGTGGTTTTCTTCGTTGGCCGCACTCCAAACAGGACGATCAGGGGCGTCAGAGACCGGACAGATCGAGTAGTCACACACCTCTTCGAGCACACGCCGGTCGCGTTCAGCATGGATACGACAGGGATGTCCGGATGGACGCTGACATTTCTGGCCCACATCGGCTGTACAGGTTGGACACGCGACTTCGAGCGCTGGATCGCGTTCCCACTCTTGGCCACAGTTCTTACAGGTGACTGCCATGGCGATGGTCTTGGAGACGTTTACTCGTCGTCCGGTCCCGACGAACAGTCTGGGTCGTGTTCGACACCTGCCCAGTACGCGGCTTCTGCGCCACATTCCGGACAGGTGAACGCGCCGGGCCGATCCTCGTCTTGTAGCCTGTCGAAGGCGTCGTCGTGACTTTCGAGGCCCACCCCTGTGAGGTGGTCGAGAACCTGCTGTTGGATACGCTGTTGTTTCTCCTCGGGCGCGATGACCGCTCCGTTCTCGTCGAACACTTCGCGAAGGTCGATACCCCCAAGCCGAATCATATCGACGACATCCTCGTGACCGACGGTCCATTCGCGGAGTGCCGCTCGGGCGGCCAGACCGTCGAAGAGTGCACCGAAAACGAACCCGAACGCACGGTGACCGTCCCACGGTTCGCCGTGATCGTCTGGCGAGGACTCCCGGAGCACCCAGTCCGTGTGGGTTCCATCCTTTTGTACTGTTGCTTCCAACAACAGCTCACTCGTTCCCTCGTGTGGATAGATGATGTGGTGGCGGTTGCACTCCTCGCAGTAGGTTCGGTGTGCGTACAGCTTCGTTCCCGGATACGGCTGAGCGTATCCGCCGAGATCGGCCTCGTTCACGTAGGTTGCGACACGATCCCCAGCGCTGATCGGCCCAGAACAGAAATCGCAAACACCCTCCACTGGCGGATTGTCGATCCTGTGCATCCGATTGAACGCTCGTGCGAAGATATCGATCGCGCTGGTCATTGGTCGTCCTCACTGCCGTCGCCGTTTCCGAATAGACATCGATTCGCGGCGTCCTCCCCGCCGAGTGTCTGCTGATCGCTCTCGACATCAGCGAACAGCGAGCGCTGATCACCCTCCTCGTTGGTCTGGCGCTGAGGAACCTGCGCTCGGTCGTCAACGCCGAACTGGGTCGCGCTCGGTTTGGCGACTCGCCCGGACCCCTCGCTGTGATCGACCTCTGCGCCGAAGGCTTCGAGCGAGGTTTCGACGGTATCACCATCGGGTTCGATCGTGCCATCATCACCGAATACCATCTGCTGCTCTCGTGGGATCGAGGCTGTGTCTGCAGCGGGATCGGCTTCTGACTCTGTTCGGTCCTCTGTCTCTGCCTCTGGTGCTGTTGCTGTCTGTGTTTCGCTCATGATTGGACTGGAAAGTGGCGGTTGTGGACCCGACAAAGCGAATCAACTACGCTTCAGCTGGTTCTGTGCTTTCTCCGTCTCCGTCCGTGTCGTCGTCCTGGTTGTTGCGAAGCCGTCTGAGTTCCTTCTCGATACTATCGGTGTACTCTTCAACGAGCGAGAAATCGTCGCCGTCGAGCAGGAACGCCCGCACGTACACCATTCGGTACTCGTCTTCGCAGATAGGACAGACGAAGATGTCGTCGTAGCCGTTTTCGACTAGCTCGTACTCGACGTATTCGAGGTGCTCCTGACAGTCATGGTCTTGCTCTTGTTCGTGTTCGTTCTCGTTATCGGTAGTCGTCTCGGTGCTGTCGCTGTCTATGGTGTCGTCCATGGTCGGATCTCCTCACTCCTCTTGAGGAAGAAAAACAAGGACGATTGTCTCGTCCCGCCCGACCGACCGTCACTGGTCTCGGTGTTTCTCGATGGAGGAACCATCCTGCATCTCGTTCTCTGATGACTCCTCCGGAGAGTGCGCACCGGAGCCGACGATCAGCATCCCGTCGGTGGTGTGTTCTTTGGCTCGGAGTTCGGCCATCACGTCTTCCATCGATTCTTCGTCGGCCGCTGGAACATCGCCGGTGTGGCCTGGTCCAGCATACGTGACGAACGTATCTTCCTGAACGAACCCGAGATCAGCACCGTTGAAGAACCCGACTCCGTCGCGATCTTGATGGAAGTACGACACATCTGTATAGCGGCCTCTCTCGCCGTCTGTAGTGATGTATTCGACGTTCATTGGTCGGTAGCTTCGGTGGCGAAGATGTCGATTTCATCCATTGATCCGTCTCCATTCGACTGGTAGGCGGTGTAGTGATTGTAGTGGATGATGACATTCTCTCCGTTGATTGCTCTGTGGATCACTTCGATTGCTTGGAGATCATCAACCGCTCTGACACCGACGGCGTCCGTGAGAACATCCCGATCGCCACCGAGGAGCTGTTCGATGAGCTTGGCGGCGTCTGGGGCCGCTTTCGTGTTGGTTGACGTCATTCGTCCACCTCGTCGATCAGCGAGATTTCGATGTCGAATTCACCGTTTCGAGCTGCTTCGGCGGCGTAATCGAGGGCTTCGCGGCGCATGATGTCCTCGTTCACTTCACCGTCCGTGCCAAGGTACTGCTCCGGGCCGAATTCGAGGACGAGCGACAGCTCGATCCGGCGGCGACCGTGCTCTCGTTGAGAAGCGTCTGTCATCGTGCTTCGACCTCGTTACTCGGGAGTTCGATGAGATAGTTCGGTTCGCCATTTCCGCCATCTTCTCGTTCCCACGCGGGCTTCCAGTTGGTGTCGTAGTCGTCGAGGTGTTCTGCCATGGCTGAGAACCAGTAGCGATCGTACCCAGTACTGGGAGTTCCGAGCCACTTGCCAGATGCGGTAGCGCCGTATTCCTCTGTTTCAGGGATCATCTCGGCGTCGTCGGTGAGCCACGTGTACTTGCTATCGAACTTGACGATGAAACCTTGATCACCGGCAGGGTCGCGGAGGAGACAGCGCGTATTGCACTCGGCACAGAACACACCTTGGAAAACGAGATGTGTCCAGTCCTCTGAGCCACACACGGGACACTGGAGTTCGTCGAACGCGCCGTCGTAGCGGTCTTCGGTTTCGACGATCGGCATTAGTTCCCACCTCTACTGGCCGGACCGTCGGTAGCGACTGTTTCAGGGCCTGATTCGCTCTTTCCCGTATTTCTCTCGTTGTCGGCTGGAAGTTCAATGATGTCCGTCGGAACCTCGCCGCCGTCGGTGGTGATGATTGCTCGTGGGGGCGACCGTCCGTGGTCGATGACGACCGCTCCATCCGCGACGCCGTCGATGGCGAGCTTGTCGAATTCGCCGCTGCTCGTCACACTCGTTCGGGGTTCATCATCGTCGTCTTCGAGTGCGTGCCAGAGGTCGTCCATGGCGGCTCTGACACCGCCGGTTTCCATCTGGGCGTCGGCGTAGTCGAGGAGGTTGTTCAACTCAGTGAGCGTGGTTTCGGCCGTTTCGCGGCTGATCCACACGGAGTCTTGCGGTTTGGTACCCATGGCTGTCGATGGTTCCTGTTGGTAGTCGGTCGTCTGTTGGCGTGCTATACGGTCGACACTTCACTCCTCTCGACGGAGAAAAACAGTGAGTCGTTGTGCTGGTATGTCCAGTGCTGCGGTGGCGTTCAGCGGTGTTTCGTTCCTTATGTAACGTTTGTACCCTTATGCAGCATCGTCTGTTACATAAGGCAAAGCAGAAAGTCGGATCGCTACCGATTCGCCCACAACCTTCGCTCGCCGTATTTCTCCCACATCTCCTCGTGAGAAAGGCTGGTTAGGTCTTCGAAGTAGTCGCGAGCGTCGGTCTCAGCCTCGAAAGCACTCGCGTCATACCCGACCGACCCACCGACCAGGTGCCACTGGTCTTCGTGGCCACCGGACTGGAGCATCGGCGAGATCTCGACGGCGTAGCGGCCGTCTTCCCGTCGAGTCAGACGGGCGAAGAGATCGTGCTGTTCGGCTTCGGTTTCGGATTCGAGGATTTCTTTTGTGGGCATGGTGATCAGTTCCTCAGCTCGGGAAGTCGATGGCGTCGGGATCAGCTGCGAGACGACGGGTGGTGGCATCTAATTCTTCTACGTCGATGGCGATGTCGAGGAGTTCGTTGATGCTCTCGCGGTAGACCGAATGCGTCTCGCTCGGACTGGGGTTGTCTGGGAGACGCTGGTCGAGAGCTTCCTTGAAACGGTGCTTCGCACGGTGTCGGGACAGGCTTCCCATGTTGAATTCCTCCACTCCTCTGGGCGAGAAAAACGAGATCGTTCATCGGCCATCCCCTCGGTAGCCGCCTTCGAACATC encodes:
- a CDS encoding DUF7567 family protein, which produces MPIVETEDRYDGAFDELQCPVCGSEDWTHLVFQGVFCAECNTRCLLRDPAGDQGFIVKFDSKYTWLTDDAEMIPETEEYGATASGKWLGTPSTGYDRYWFSAMAEHLDDYDTNWKPAWEREDGGNGEPNYLIELPSNEVEAR
- a CDS encoding PH domain-containing protein — translated: MASVETADWLHLTNDEEVLWDGHPSLYTIGSDILFSLVLIVVGIGLTAAFLIPLDWVPEALAQEWALLPLIFVAAGIVFFAIQYGMLRRTHYVITTEEVYRKEGLISQDVLKIRHDRIQNTTCSQSALERLFSFGDITIYTAGSDDLEILLTNVSQPQVVSEVLTEAFDNANSDEPADPQPL
- a CDS encoding PIN domain-containing protein, which translates into the protein MNDDYVPYPETIVIDANTIISATLTPGITREMLLTTEDELYSPAFIREEIATHRSVLRDKSGLSDAALDTLLDTLFTAIEILSEDRTNRSRETAEQTMEAIDPKDTLYVAAALELNAAIWSGDPDLHDQTLTPALTTEAIVARVRQAQRETDSECTRDE
- a CDS encoding PGF-CTERM sorting domain-containing protein; amino-acid sequence: MTAHFRSTAIFITLLVVLSTVVAGGGVVGAQTSEDANGTNATAETGVDLPPADDVYVEDNGDAVLAYEEAANGTQANYGLNVSEGLFHALVASDVEGSDDLAANVTAVMTGENVTGNGTLEAARPETLSNLSVNATGVQNDENARSDVSAAATVTGENIARSVPIERAGITGDVTTTGSTFDADLAANAQLTQPLGQPQHQSYEITEGNGTYTLNVSQERPVLGASASQWETREQAKRTLESQYVALAESMNGSADLTIDSYSFTQSESGRSQLDIEYSVTYQGIERAVADQLVSSLTSAEDVDLNRSEARNVSQRLRNLTVNELSVRYDQRQGSIEAGMSADLDNYDGAVLAALDVAEATDMQALNAGTMAGMNTAGVGSMPANTETTPTTSNVTSSNATATNAAATSAASFNQSLERFRKQFEAQQAANLTRTSTFTANVTKNSPQALSVDLDSQSRTENWGAYVGELEDRDIETSDLEYELHAATEGERVNVTAAVSVSGENLLKQATNQMLNSSTGPQAGQTREYVTAFREAGFRKGQMDVSVEDGRMQLETGAAFENMTALRDALVTLEGGQNVQSVVGQTENGTTTSYVRVEGAVPTLEGGQNVQSVVGQTENGTTTSYVRVEGAVPENASESQVRELGYVGEDTSVHLPNAWDRTIPSTNTSQANEYLGLTGASSGLTGPGFGVVVAVIALLAGALVAVRRR